A genomic stretch from Gopherus evgoodei ecotype Sinaloan lineage chromosome 18, rGopEvg1_v1.p, whole genome shotgun sequence includes:
- the FAM43B gene encoding protein FAM43B isoform X2 encodes MLPWRRNKFVLVEEERQGKAKSLGPGLSYASLLSSFVRSCPDLLPECPLERLGSVFRSRRHKVELNQEDPTYTAWYLGNAVTLQAKGEGCTDEAVGKIWAKSGGGASGTRVKLTLGAHGIRMAPCEKRGGGGRRPGHVYLLRRITYCAADARRPKLFAWVYRHQVKHKAVVLRCHAALLPKAGTARALARLLHQTASAAFSDFKRLQRQKDARRLQRQRLGDSIVPLLPIRKLLKGQGPYRPPAERGRGARRLSSILEEEEEEEILGASRNNAPPASLSLATGCHRPAAAPQRLERAEVLTLAREMRGWSLQSPPPWQPARERSCC; translated from the coding sequence ATGCTGCCCTGGCGCAGGAACAAGTTCGTGCTGGTGGAAGAGGAGCGCCAGGGCAAAGCCAAGAGCCTGGGCCCGGGGCTAAGCTACGCCTCCCTGCTCTCCAGCTTCGTGCGCTCCTGCCCGGACCTGCTGCCCGAGTGCCCGCTGGAGCGGCTGGGCAGCGTCTTCCGCAGCCGGCGGCACAAGGTGGAGCTGAACCAGGAGGACCCCACCTACACGGCCTGGTACCTGGGCAACGCGGTCACGCTGCAGGCCAAGGGCGAGGGCTGCACGGACGAGGCGGTGGGCAAGATCTGGGCCAAGAGCGGCGGCGGGGCCAGCGGCACCCGGGTCAAGCTGACGCTGGGGGCGCACGGCATCCGCATGGCCCCCTGCGAGAAGCGGGGCGGCGGCGGGCGGCGCCCGGGCCACGTCTACCTGCTGCGCCGCATCACCTACTGCGCCGCCGACGCCCGGCGCCCCAAGCTCTTCGCCTGGGTCTACCGGCACCAGGTGAAGCACAAGGCCGTGGTGCTGCGCTGCCACGCCGCGCTGCTCCCCAAGGCCGGGACGGCGCGGGCCCTGGCGCGCCTGCTCCACCAAACGGCCAGCGCCGCCTTCAGCGACTTCAAGCGCCTGCAGCGGCAGAAGGACGCCCGGCGCCTCCAGCGCCAGCGCCTGGGCGACTCCATCGTCCCGCTGCTGCCCATCCGCAAGCTGCTCAAGGGGCAGGGCCCCTACCGGCCCCCCGCCGAGCGGGGCCGCGGCGCCCGCCGGCTCAGCTCcatcctggaggaggaggaggaggaggagatcctGGGCGCCTCCCGCAACAACGCGCCCCCCGCcagcctcagcctggccaccgGCTGCCACCGGCCCGCTGCGGCCCCCCAGCGCCTGGAGCGGGCCGAGGTGCTGACTTTAGCCCGGGAGATGCGGGGCTGGAGCCTCCAGAGCCCGCCGCCCTGGCAGCCCGCCCGAGAGAGGTCCTGCTGCTGA
- the FAM43B gene encoding protein FAM43B isoform X1: MRAAMLPWRRNKFVLVEEERQGKAKSLGPGLSYASLLSSFVRSCPDLLPECPLERLGSVFRSRRHKVELNQEDPTYTAWYLGNAVTLQAKGEGCTDEAVGKIWAKSGGGASGTRVKLTLGAHGIRMAPCEKRGGGGRRPGHVYLLRRITYCAADARRPKLFAWVYRHQVKHKAVVLRCHAALLPKAGTARALARLLHQTASAAFSDFKRLQRQKDARRLQRQRLGDSIVPLLPIRKLLKGQGPYRPPAERGRGARRLSSILEEEEEEEILGASRNNAPPASLSLATGCHRPAAAPQRLERAEVLTLAREMRGWSLQSPPPWQPARERSCC; the protein is encoded by the exons ATGAG AGCCGCGATGCTGCCCTGGCGCAGGAACAAGTTCGTGCTGGTGGAAGAGGAGCGCCAGGGCAAAGCCAAGAGCCTGGGCCCGGGGCTAAGCTACGCCTCCCTGCTCTCCAGCTTCGTGCGCTCCTGCCCGGACCTGCTGCCCGAGTGCCCGCTGGAGCGGCTGGGCAGCGTCTTCCGCAGCCGGCGGCACAAGGTGGAGCTGAACCAGGAGGACCCCACCTACACGGCCTGGTACCTGGGCAACGCGGTCACGCTGCAGGCCAAGGGCGAGGGCTGCACGGACGAGGCGGTGGGCAAGATCTGGGCCAAGAGCGGCGGCGGGGCCAGCGGCACCCGGGTCAAGCTGACGCTGGGGGCGCACGGCATCCGCATGGCCCCCTGCGAGAAGCGGGGCGGCGGCGGGCGGCGCCCGGGCCACGTCTACCTGCTGCGCCGCATCACCTACTGCGCCGCCGACGCCCGGCGCCCCAAGCTCTTCGCCTGGGTCTACCGGCACCAGGTGAAGCACAAGGCCGTGGTGCTGCGCTGCCACGCCGCGCTGCTCCCCAAGGCCGGGACGGCGCGGGCCCTGGCGCGCCTGCTCCACCAAACGGCCAGCGCCGCCTTCAGCGACTTCAAGCGCCTGCAGCGGCAGAAGGACGCCCGGCGCCTCCAGCGCCAGCGCCTGGGCGACTCCATCGTCCCGCTGCTGCCCATCCGCAAGCTGCTCAAGGGGCAGGGCCCCTACCGGCCCCCCGCCGAGCGGGGCCGCGGCGCCCGCCGGCTCAGCTCcatcctggaggaggaggaggaggaggagatcctGGGCGCCTCCCGCAACAACGCGCCCCCCGCcagcctcagcctggccaccgGCTGCCACCGGCCCGCTGCGGCCCCCCAGCGCCTGGAGCGGGCCGAGGTGCTGACTTTAGCCCGGGAGATGCGGGGCTGGAGCCTCCAGAGCCCGCCGCCCTGGCAGCCCGCCCGAGAGAGGTCCTGCTGCTGA